One Vicinamibacteria bacterium genomic window carries:
- the mscL gene encoding large conductance mechanosensitive channel protein MscL, with protein sequence MLKGFRDFLLRGNVVDLAVAVIIGAAFGTVVDGFIKGIVDPLIALSAPGDTKLLEAVALGPFKVGLLLSAAVNFVVKAGVVYLLLVRPFSHLAGRLAAASAAPPADVQLLGEIRDLLKNRK encoded by the coding sequence ATGCTGAAGGGATTCCGAGATTTCCTGTTGCGGGGCAACGTTGTGGACTTGGCCGTGGCGGTCATCATTGGCGCCGCTTTCGGCACGGTGGTCGATGGCTTCATCAAGGGGATCGTCGACCCGCTGATCGCGCTCTCTGCTCCAGGCGACACCAAGCTCCTTGAGGCTGTGGCCCTCGGCCCGTTCAAGGTCGGGCTCCTCCTTTCGGCGGCGGTAAACTTTGTCGTGAAAGCCGGCGTCGTTTATTTATTGCTGGTGAGGCCGTTCAGTCACTTGGCGGGGCGCCTTGCCGCCGCGTCGGCCGCTCCCCCGGCGGATGTGCAGCTTCTCGGCGAGATCCGCGACCTGCTGAAGAACCGAAAATAG
- a CDS encoding fused MFS/spermidine synthase, with amino-acid sequence MTASTTGAITMALEIVAFRLYAPYFGYSIYVWGSLISVVMLALSVGYALGGWVADRSPGDGSLYGMILLSGIYQFLILLMVGSLLPWCAQFGEFSGPVGATLIIFALPMVALAATSPMVIRLLARAGHIGSSVGAVLALSTAGGIGGVLGTSFGLVPRLGTQATLKILCALSMVLGVVGLIKRRRTALVALLALPLLPALPEAPSSEGTVWTSESPYNLVRVVRRGRTLFLFLNDEASVHTIRDEVVGWTGYYYDDYALGPLLVSGRRALVLGMGAGGSISAMRAAAPDMEVDAVEIDPKVAEAGVRFFGLPSSPGWLHVNLADARPWISRCPSRYDLVQVDLYQGGPYIPFYLATIEFFGLVRAHLAEGGVLMMNVFDASIDQHLVLSTVATLKRVFASVLVLTRQDMNRIIFAFPQERSVISIQSAFRQDLGREPVRQLALEAATAIRDVIPPSGTMVFTDDRAPIEEMTRRMLADAHSAQRGSRTQP; translated from the coding sequence GTGACGGCGTCGACCACGGGCGCCATCACCATGGCCCTGGAAATAGTCGCCTTTCGGCTCTACGCGCCCTATTTCGGATATTCGATCTATGTCTGGGGCAGCCTGATTTCCGTAGTAATGCTCGCCCTTAGCGTCGGCTACGCCCTCGGCGGCTGGGTTGCGGATCGGAGTCCCGGCGACGGCTCGCTCTACGGGATGATCTTGCTGAGCGGGATCTACCAGTTCCTGATCCTCTTGATGGTTGGCTCGCTCCTTCCCTGGTGCGCGCAGTTCGGGGAATTTTCCGGACCGGTAGGAGCAACGCTGATCATCTTTGCCCTGCCCATGGTTGCTCTGGCCGCGACGAGTCCTATGGTGATACGCCTGCTGGCGAGGGCCGGCCACATAGGATCCTCCGTGGGGGCGGTTCTCGCGCTCTCCACGGCCGGGGGTATTGGCGGCGTCCTCGGCACGAGCTTCGGGCTCGTGCCCCGCCTTGGCACGCAGGCTACGCTCAAAATTCTGTGTGCCCTCTCCATGGTCCTAGGCGTGGTCGGCCTCATCAAGCGGAGGCGGACGGCTTTGGTCGCGCTCCTGGCCTTGCCTCTTCTCCCCGCTCTCCCCGAGGCACCAAGCTCCGAAGGCACGGTCTGGACGAGTGAGTCCCCGTACAACCTCGTTCGGGTCGTCCGGCGAGGTCGGACCTTGTTCCTCTTCCTGAACGACGAGGCCTCTGTCCACACGATCCGGGACGAAGTCGTCGGTTGGACGGGGTACTACTACGATGACTATGCCCTTGGCCCGCTGCTCGTTTCCGGCCGTCGGGCGCTCGTCCTGGGCATGGGAGCGGGTGGATCGATCAGCGCGATGCGGGCTGCCGCCCCGGATATGGAAGTCGACGCGGTGGAGATTGATCCAAAGGTCGCCGAGGCAGGCGTGCGCTTTTTCGGGCTGCCCTCCAGCCCCGGCTGGCTGCATGTCAATCTAGCCGACGCGCGCCCGTGGATCTCCCGTTGCCCGAGCCGCTACGATCTCGTTCAGGTTGACCTCTACCAAGGTGGGCCCTACATCCCGTTCTACCTCGCTACCATCGAGTTCTTCGGATTGGTGCGCGCTCACCTGGCGGAAGGCGGGGTGCTCATGATGAACGTCTTCGATGCGAGCATCGATCAGCATCTTGTCCTTTCCACCGTTGCCACGCTCAAGCGTGTCTTCGCATCTGTGTTGGTTCTCACCCGTCAAGACATGAACCGAATCATCTTCGCATTTCCCCAGGAACGCTCGGTGATTTCAATTCAGTCTGCGTTCCGACAGGATCTCGGCCGCGAGCCCGTTCGTCAACTTGCGCTGGAGGCCGCCACGGCGATCCGCGACGTAATACCTCCCTCGGGGACCATGGTTTTCACCGATGATCGCGCACCGATCGAAGAGATGACCCGGCGAATGCTTGCCGATGCGCATTCTGCTCAGCGGGGCTCGCGAACGCAGCCGTGA